CGCCTGGCAAAAAGAGCAAGGCCAGTTGCGATCCGCCGCACTTGCGCGTGAAAATCGTGCAATGAAAATGCAACGGACTTTTAATCGTTCTGGTATTCGTCCATTACATCAAAACTGTTCGTTTGATAACTATCAGGTTACCAGTGAAGGTCAGATGAATGCATTATCGAAAGCGCGTCAGTATGTCGACGAGTTCGATGGTAATATCGCCAGCTTTATCTTTTCCGGTAAGCCTGGTACCGGCAAAAATCACCTTGCCGCCGCCATCTGTAACGCACTCCTGCTCCAGGGCAAGTCTGTGCTTATCATTACCGTCGCCGATATTATGTCGGCCATGAAAAATACTTTCGGTCATCGGGAAACCAGCGAAGAACAGCTTCTTAACGATTTAAGCAACGTCGACCTGCTGGTGATCGATGAAATCGGCATGCAGACAGAATCACGCTATGAAAAAGTGATTATCAATCAGATTGTTGATCGTCGTTCATCTTCAAAACGCCCGACCGGTATGCTGACCAATAGCAATATAAACGAAATGAATAAACTGCTTGGTGAGCGGGTGATGGATCGTATGCGTCTTGGCAATAGTCTGTGGGTTATTTTCAACTGGGATAGTTACCGTCACCGGGTGACGGGCAAAGAGTATTGAGTTCGAACGATTATCGATATGATTTTATTTATAAAAAAGATAATCAGCGTTCTGTTTAATATTATTATCGCCAGGCAGACACCGTGACTCCGGAAAGAATATTGTGATCGCAATCATATTTTTCTTTCCAGTCTATCCGCTTACTGACCACTTATCCTGTCAGATGACCGCTTATCTTTATATAGAACCACTCACGCATTTACTTCATTTTGTCCATATCTGACTCTGGCAGAATGGTGAGTGATAAAGTCATCAAGGTCTCCTCAATCCTGATGCAACCTTGACGGTTGCGGCCAATTTATAATCTAAAAACCAGGTTTTACTATGGATAAGAAAAAGATACTCAAGCAAATCCCCTGGATAATCCTTGGGATCATCGGGGCATGTTGTCTCGCCGTCCTCGCTCTACGTCGCGGTGAACATATCAGTGCGCTGTGGATCGTCGTCGCATCGGTCTCTGTTTATCTGGTGGCTTACCGCTACTATAGTCTGTATATCGCGCAAAAGGTGATGCAACTTGACCCTACGCGAGCGACACCTGCGGTCATTAATAACGATGGCCTGAACTACGTGCCGACTAACCGTTACGTGCTATTCGGCCACCACTTTGCGGCTATTGCAGGTGCAGGCCCGTTGGTTGGCCCGGTACTGGCGGCGCAAATGGGTTATCTTCCTGGTACGTTATGGTTATTGTCAGGTGTGGTGCTGGCTGGCGCAGTCCAGGACTTTATGGTGCTGTTCATCTCCTCACGTCGTAATGGTTCATCGCTGGGAGAAATGATCAAAGAAGAAATGGGGCCCATACCCGGTTCTATCGCCCTATTCGGCTGTTTCATGATAATGATCATCATCCTTGCCGTTCTGGCTCTGATTGTCGTAAAAGCGCTGGCTGAAAGCCCGTGGGGTGTTTTTACTGTCTGTTCGACAGTGCCCATCGCGTTGTTTATGGGGATCTATATGCGTTACATTCGCCCGGGACGTGTGGGTGAAGTTTCGGTCATTGGGATCGTATTACTGGTCGCAGCCATTTATTTCGGTGGAGTAATCGCTCACGATCCATACTGGGGACCTGCATTAACCTTTAAAGATACCACGATTACCTTCACCTTGATCGGTTATGCATTTATCTCCGCTTTGCTACCGG
The sequence above is drawn from the Enterobacteriaceae bacterium ESL0689 genome and encodes:
- the dnaC gene encoding DNA replication protein DnaC, producing MENITNLIKRLQKMMPENITPAFKTSEEWLAWQKEQGQLRSAALARENRAMKMQRTFNRSGIRPLHQNCSFDNYQVTSEGQMNALSKARQYVDEFDGNIASFIFSGKPGTGKNHLAAAICNALLLQGKSVLIITVADIMSAMKNTFGHRETSEEQLLNDLSNVDLLVIDEIGMQTESRYEKVIINQIVDRRSSSKRPTGMLTNSNINEMNKLLGERVMDRMRLGNSLWVIFNWDSYRHRVTGKEY